One genomic segment of Arachis duranensis cultivar V14167 chromosome 4, aradu.V14167.gnm2.J7QH, whole genome shotgun sequence includes these proteins:
- the LOC107484956 gene encoding glycosyl hydrolase 5 family protein-like → MSQAAMAIHKENPNVLVLISGLNFDTELQFLKRKPLNINIGNKLVYETHLYSWTGIGTLKLKDIWIKQPLNRICALSIRGLDSSAGFLTMGENAAPLIFTEFGFDQTGVSIQDNRFLTCLQTYLAGRDMDWGLWAFQGGYYVRGGDVHVDETFGVLNSDWNHLRYPNFTDKFQLLQMKIQDPTSKAGNANIMYYPLSGQCTKVNQKNELELGTCEKNHHNR, encoded by the exons ATGAGCCAAGCAGCAATGGCAATCCACAAAGAAAATCCAAATGTGTTAGTCCTAATCTCAGGTTTAAACTTTGATACTGAGCTCCAATTCTTGAAGAGAAAACCATTGAACATAAACATAGGCAACAAACTTGTGTATGAGACACATCTGTATTCTTGGACTGGAATTGGGACACTGAAATTGAAAGACATTTGGATCAAGCAACCATTGAACAGAATCTGTGCATTGAGCATTAGAGGGTTGGATTCTAGCGCTGGGTTCCTTACAATGGGAGAGAATGCAGCACCATTGATCTTCACTGAGTTTGGCTTTGACCAAACTGGTGTGTCAATTCAAGATAACAGGTTCTTGACATGTCTTCAGACATATCTTGCTGGAAGGGACATGGATTGGGGTTTGTGGGCATTCCAAGGTGGATACTATGTTAGAGGTGGTGATGTTCATGTTGATGAGACATTTGGGGTTTTGAATTCAGATTGGAATCATTTGAGGTACCCTAATTTCACTGACAAGTTTCAACTTTTGCAGATGAAGATTCAAG ATCCTACTTCCAAGGCAGGGAATGCTAACATAATGTACTACCCTCTAAGTGGTCAATGTACAAAAGTGAATCAAAAGAATGAACTTGAGCTTGGTACTTGTGAGAAGAATCACCACAATAGATAG